The DNA window GAAAAATGAAAATGTAGAGGTGATTGTATTTGAACCTTACTTCGAGTATTTAAAAAGTTTAAATTCAAAGTTCGCGCTCAAATTAAAAACTTTTACTACTTCGGAGCAATTGGTATCTATGGCTGATATGCTTATTTCATTAGGAGGAGATGGCACATTGCTGGAAACTTTAGCCCTGGTACGCCGATCCGGTTTGCCGGTTTTAGGTGTGAATACGGGTCGTTTGGGTTTTTTAGCCTCAGTAAATAAAACAGATTTGAAAAAAGCGCTAAAAAAATTAGTTAAAGAAAAATTTACGCTGGATAAAAGAGAATTAATTGATGTTACCGGTTGCGGAAACGAATTTGAAGGGGTGAATTATGCTTTAAATGAATTTACCATTCATAAAAAAGACAGTAGTGCCATGATTAATATTGACACTTTTGTAAATGGTGTTTTTTTGAATTCCTATTTTGCCGATGGTTTAATCGTTTCTACTTCTACAGGTTCTACCGCTTATTCACTCAGTTGTGGCGGCCCCATCATGATGCCCGACTCTGATAATTTCATTATCACACCCATTGCTCCGCATAATTTAAATGTTCGTCCAATTATTATTTCAAATAAAAAAGAAATTTCATTTAAAATAAGTGGCAGAAGTGAAAGTTTTAATATTTCACTCGATTCCAGAAACGCACAAGTCAACTCCAATCAAGAGATAAAAGTTAAAAAAGCCGATTTTAAATTCAATTTAATTAATCTGGAAGGACAGCATTTTTTTACTACACTAAGAAACAAGATGATGTGGGGACTCGATAAACGCCACTAAAATTTTTAGTTTTTCGTTCATCACAATTTACAAACTTTTTCATTCTTTTTTTTATATATTTGATAATTAACAAGTCAAATAATTGCATGAAAAAGTTATTAGTTATTGCGGTATTCGTTTCCGCTTTTGGTTTAAACGCACAACAAGCAGATGCGAATTGGTCTTTGAGTAAGGATTCGGATGTTCGCATAAATGGTGCAAGACAAATCGTTCCTCAAAAATATATGGTGTTTCATTTAAATGGAATGGAATTAAAAAATCAAATGTTTGCCGCACCCAATGATAAAACAACACCCATCAATAACAGTGAAGTAATTGTTTCATTACCCTGCGCTGACGGAACTATTCAGAAATTTAAAGTAGTAGAAAGTTCTATTATGGAAGCGGCTTTACAGGAAGTTAATCCCGATATCCGTACTTTTAGTTTAAAAGGAATTGATGATCCTTATGCAAACGGGAAAGCGGATTGGAATGAATTTGGTTTTCATATGAATATTCGCTCAATTAATGGTGATTATTTTGTTGATCCTTATTGCGTAGGAAATACCAGTGATTATATTGTTTATTATACTAGGGATTTTAAAAAAGATCCGGCTCATATTATCCCTGAAGTTGGCGTAAAAGATGTTCATGTTGACGAGCCGAAAAAAAAAGAAGAAGAAGCCGTAAGAGGAAATAAATCTGCATCATCCTTAGTCGGACAAAATTTAAGAACGTATCGTTTAGCTGTTGCCTGTACAGGCGAGTATGCTGTTGCGGCAACTGGTATTGGTTCTCCTTCCAAAGCGCAGGTATTAGCTAAAATTGTAACAAGCATTAATCGTGTGAACAGTGTATATGAAACCGAAGTTGCTGTTCGTTTAGTTTTGGTAGCTACTGAAACTAATGTAATTTTTACCAGCGCAGGTTCTGATCCGTTTAATGGAAATAATAATGCCGGAGTTTTAATTACTGAAAGTCAATCGGTAATTTCTGCTACCATCGGAAGTGCTAACTACGATATTGGTCATACCTTTAGTACCGGTGGTGGCGGATTAGCTAGCTTAGGTTGTGTTTGTAATTCTTCTACCAAAGCGCAAGGAATTACGGGAAGTCCAAGTCCGGTTGGTGATCCTTACGATATTGATTATGTTGCGCATGAAATGGGACATCAGTTCAGAGGCAATCATAGTTTTAACTCAACTGCTAGCGGATGCAGCGGAAACAGAAACGGATCAACTGCAATGGAGCCGGGAAGTGGTGTTACCATCATGGGTTATGCAGGTTTATGTGGCTCACAGGATTTAGCTTCAAATAGTATTCCCTATTTTCATGCAGTAAGTTTTGATGAGATAATTAATTTCACGCAATCCGGTGGCGGCGGAACTTGTCCGGTTACTTCAACAACCGGAAATCAACCGCCGGTAGTTACGGGTCCGGGTAATTTTACTATTCCAAAAGCAACAGCATTTTATTTAACCGGTAGTGCTACCGATCCAAACGGTGATGCAATCACTTATAGCTGGGAAGAAGTAGATGCAGGTGTTGCCGGAAACTGGAATTCAGGTAACAAACCTTTCTTCCGTTCTTATGTTCCTTCTGCTTCTCCAACTCGATTTTTTCCATATAATAGTTTAATATTAAATCATGCGTATACCACCACAAAAGGAGAATATGTACCACAATCGCCTCAAAATTTAAATTTCCGTTTAACTGCAAGAGATAATAAAACCGGAGGCGGAGGTGTTGCTTTTGCAAATTCACAAATTACGGTAGATAATGCAGGACCATTTTTATTAACTTATCCTAATGCATCCGGACTTACCTGGTATCAGGGCGGACAGGTAACCATTACCTGGAATGTGAATGGTACTGATGCCGGCGCGGTGAATTGCGATAGCATTCGTATTTTAATTTCATACAACAACGGAAATAGTTATTCTGTTTTAAATAATTCAACTCCGAATGATGGAGCTGAAATTATTTCAGTGCCAACCGTTACGGCACAAGAAAGTTTTTGCCGCGTAAAAATTGAAGGCAAGGGGAATATCTTTTTAGATGTGAGTGACAATACTTTTGATATCACTACTATTGCTGCTGTAAAAAATATTTCAGGTAATAATGAATTAAAATTAAATGCTTGGCCTAATCCGGCTGCCGATAAAGTAAATGTAAGCGCCGGAAATCTGGATTCTAAATCAGCGGTGAATTTAAAAATTACTGATGTTACCGGTAGATTAATAAGATTATTTACCTATTACGATAAAACGGAATTGAAGGAAGAATTAGATTTAAGCGGAATAAATCAGGGTATTTATTTCATTCATCTTTCTAATGCCAATCAAAATACGGTATTTAGAATTGTGAAGGAATAAAAGATTGCCTGCACTATAAAGTGAATGTGAGATTTGTTGTTATTCAGATATTATTAGTATTGCTCCTTAATGGTGTTCGTGCGCAAACCACGCTTTTTAAGGAAGGAGATAAGTGGGGCATGAAAGAAGGAGAATCTGTTTTAATAAAACCAATTTACGACAGTATTTTTAATTTCGATAGCCTCAATAAAGTTTGTTTGGTTTGTTTTGAAACGGTTAGTGCACACCCGAATAAATTTATCAAAACGCTTATTCATTCTTATCATTGTAATTATTTAAATAAATCTGGCGAGCGGTTAGTTATTCACTTAGAAAGTGGAGATACCAACAGTGTTTTTCAATTGCAGAAGCACACTTCGGAACAATTAAATACTAAATCAGAATATTTAACGGTGGGTGTAAAGTCGGCCGACATGCACGATCACCGGTATTTGGTAAATAAAGATTTTAAACAAATTACCAAAAAGGCTTATGAAGATATTCATTTTTCTCCCGACAATTCTTTTTTGGTTGGCAAAATAAGAAATGAAAATAACTCCATTTACGAAGGACTTTTAAGTAAGGAAGAAGAATTGATTTTACCTTTTAAATATTCGCACATTAAATTTAATACCAAAGATTCATTAATTATTGGTTGTACGGCAGGACAGGGGGCATACAGTGAAGATGATATTTTTAATTATGAAGGAAAAAAAGTTTCTTCGTATCATCGGCATGTAGAATTGGCCACCAAAAAATTTGTGGTGGAAAAAGTTTTTAAACCCGATGAGCATTTAATTATTTTAAATCTTGAAACTAAAGAAGAAAAAGTGCAGTATGCCGAGGAGGTACAATATTTTAATGAAACCACGGTGTTGATGATGAATGAAGGACATTGGTTTACCTATGATGTTTTTACCGGCAAGAAAAGAAAGTATGAGACTCCTAAGAAAAAATAAAGTATGAAAATAGCGATAAACGGATTTGGCAGAATTGGTAGATTGTATTTGCGTAATGCATTACAAGAAAAAAATATTGAAATTATAGCCATCAATGATTTAACCGATGCGAAAACATTGGCTCATTTATTCAAATATGATTCGATACACCGGGCTTTTAACGGAGAAGTGAGTGCAAATGAAGAACATTTGATTATTAATGGAAAAAAAATAAAAGTATTCGCGCAAAAAGATCCCGAAAGCTTGCCCTGGAAAGCATTGAATATTGATATTGTGGTAGAATGTACCGGAAAGTATTTGGATAAAGCAGGTGCTGAAAAACACATCAAAGCCGGCGCAAAAAAAGTTTTATTATCAGCACCTGCCAAAGACGAAAGTATACGCACCGTAGTTATTGGCGTAAATGATGAGTTATTACAAAAAGATGATTTAATTGTTTCTAATGCCAGTTGCACTACGAATTGTGCAGCCCCCATGTTAAAAGTATTACAACAATTTGGTATTGAAGAAGCCTATATCACAACAGTGCACTCATACACCAGCGATCAGCGGTTGCAAGATGCGCCGCATAAAGATTTGCGAAGAGCCAGAGCTGCAGCCATGAGTATTATTCCTACTTCAACAGGTGCAGCAAAAGCCATTACCCGCATATTTCCGGACTTAGCCGGAAAAATAGGAGGTTGCGGTATGCGTGTGCCGGTGCCCGATGGTTCACTAACGGACATCACTTGTGTGTTGAAGCAATACCCAACAGTTGAACAAATTAATGCGGCTTATAAAAAAGCAGCAGCAGGCGATTTAAAGGGAATATTGGAATATACCGAAGATCCAATAGTAAGTATCGATGTAATCGGAAATAAACACAGCGTTTTATATGATGCCGAATTCACTAGTATAGTTGGAAACTTGGTAAAAATTATTGGTTGGTACGATAATGAGTGGGGCTATTGCAATCGTATGGTTGAACTCACCCAAAAAATGGGCAATTAAAATATCGTTTACAATACTTACCAATTTTTTATTCGTTTTTAATATAGTCTCATATAATTCTAAATAGGATGTTTAATTTACCGGTAAGAACTTGAAAATTGCATTTTAAAGAGCGGCATATATAGTTTTAACTTCCACAGTAATGAAATGCCGGTTTAGATTTATTTGCATTTGACACTATAACTTTATAATATGGAATTGTCCTAGAATCAAATTTGTAATGTATGTTTGGTATTAATGTCATTGCAATGGTATAATCTTACAAGAAGATATAGTTTATTCCTCATGATTAAAAAGAAAATGATTCAAATAAAGAGATGGATCAACAAATTTGCCTCTAAATTAAAGACTTGGATTTTAATTAAAAACGTATCTATTTGTGTTAGAGAATAGAACCCAAATTTATTAAATTACACTTTAGATCAGATGAACAATTTTGTAAACGCCAACATGCATACTAAAATTATTTTAGGAGTATTTACTATCTTTTTTTCGTTTTTAAGTGGCTTTTCTCAAAAAGATACGCTTCATATCTATTATTCGGGAATGCAAACTTCAGTTGCAGATAGTAATGATGCTAAGCTCACTAAATGGGCTTCGAAATTACATGGTAAACACGCAAATGTAGAAATTTACACTTACTATGAAAATTCAACGGCAAAAAAATTCATGGCCGAAAGGGCAGAAAATCTTCAGATGATTGTGATTAGAAAAGCGAGAGATTACAGTACCATTAAATTTTGCGGTCCGGTAAAAGGAAAAAAATCGCAACGCACGGTAGCAGATGTTGTATTTTTAATTGATAATACTAATCAAAGCCAAACGCCAAATGGAAAAGCCGGACTTAGTTCTTCCAAAACAAACACCAATAATAAATCCGAGGAATCCGAATCTGTGGCCAGACCACCAGTTCTTGATAAAGATGGCTATTATATGGATTCAGTTTATGTAAATGGAAAATTAAAAGTTACCAAAAGAAAAGTTAAAATAAAATATAATTAAAGTTTTAATATCAAACTGGAGTCCAGACCCAGTAAAAATGGGGCGTATCTGAAAAGCCATAAGAGTAGGGCAAATAAAATATAAAATATATGATTAAAAAACTAAAAATTGTACTTAGCATTTGCATTTCAGTTTTAATAATGTCATCATGCTCAATTACAGCCCCACTAGCTGCAACAAGCAATACTCTTGGTAAAAAAGTTGGTGAAGCGAAAGCTACCATTGTATTCGGCTTAGTTTTTGGTGGTGATTATAGTGTACAAACCGCTATGAAAAACGGTGGCTTAACAAAATGTTCAACTGTTGATGTGAAAACAATAAACTATCTAAATGCGGTTATAATTAAAAAATGTATTGTTACTGGAGATTAACATAACAATAAGTTCATTAAAAACCACCAATACCAATGGTGGTTTTTTTATTTTGAGTAATATAGTAATTAGTGTTTGAGATATTGGGTTATACCACAATTCATGCCAGGCAGATTAAAATGAAGAAAAGGGTAGAGAATAAATGGTGCACTAGGTTTCTTTTTTTAATTTCTGTAGATTTTTCCAAAGGATTGTTACAAACAATATAAAGGGAAGACTGGCAACAAACATTTTAAGGTTCAATACGCTTAAGCCAATGGCGAACAAAAACCCCATTAGCATCCCTAAACAACAAACACCCGTGTATATTAAAATGCGATTTGGTTTTTTTAAGAACAAACTGATGAATAGAAGTAGTTGGCCAAACAACGGGATGATGGTTATCGGATGCAAAACCGCCAAGGGATTGGAAAATAAATTCCGAATTACTTCGTATTCGGCCTGAATCAATAAAGAATGATTTTTATCCCCCCATTCCATATATCCAATAAAGGAGGTAAGGATGACCAAAAGAATTAAAATTTTTATTTTCATTAATTAAAAAAAATTGATTCAGGATTAAGCCGTTTAATCTTTCACAATCTTTTTAATACACGTTTGCCCTTGAGAAGTTAGTTTAAAAAAGTAAATGCCTTTGGCATAATCTGATAAATTAATTTCAATATTCATTTTTTCCTTTGGATAATAAGCATTTTCAAATATTATCTGGCCAATGCTATTGTGAATCTCTATTTTAAAATCGCGAATCAGCTCAAAAGAGAAATAGAGTTTATCATTAAATGGATTAGGATAAATATGAATATTTTCCTCATGGAAAGGAATTAGCTCAGCTATTCCGTCACAGGATGATACAGATTGAGTAATTGTTGTTACATTACTGCAGCCATTAACATCAATACCAACTATGGAATAAATTGTGCTTACAGATGGGCTAACCACTATGCTGGCGCCCGGACCACCCGGGTTCCAGGTATAAGAAAGTGCGCCAACTACGACCAGGGTTGCCGGATTATTGATGCAAACAATACTATTAGTAGTGAAGGCCAATAAATTCGGCAACGGATTAACGTTAACGAAATAAGTGCTGGTATCCTTACAAGAACCCAAATGTCCAAACACGGAATAAGTGGTACTTGATGTTGGGGTGAATATGGTTGGATTGTTGCTAGATCCGTCACTCCAAGTATAACTTGTTGCCCCACTTGCTAAAAGCGCAAGAGGTTGACCTGAGCAAACCACATTGGTGCCGGTAACAACTATGGTGAACGGAGGCGCTACTGAAACTGTGGCGACAGTAGAGCCACTGGAAATGCAACCTGCCGTTGAGGTTCCAATGATTGAGTAACTTGTATTTACCAATGGAGAAACAACAGGCGATCCGGAAGAATAAGTGTATGTGAAAGCCCCGGTGGGCATCAAGGTAAAGGATTCGCCGGGACATATCGAACCGTTAGGCACAGAAATAATCGGTAAAGGGTTTACGGTCACATTTGAAATTACAGAAGAGGTAGAAATGCAACCTTCCGCATTCGTTCCAATGATTGAATAAGAAGTGCTTACAGAAGGAGAAACTATAGGAGACCCGCTAGAAAATGTATAAGATAGCGCACCACTAGGATTCATGGTGAATGAATCTCCGGCACAAATTGAACCACTGTTAACTGTTATCGTAGGAGTAGGGAATACACTTACATTTGCTATGGCCGGAGAGCCGGAAATACAACCCAAACTGCTGGTGCCGGTAACGGAATAACTTGTATTCACTGTTGGATTGACAACTGCTGATCCGCCAGAATAAGTATAAGTACTGGCACCCCCGGGTATCAGGGTAAACGAGCTTCCAGCACAAATAGAACCGCTATTTACAGTTATGGTTGGAAGCGGGTTGACCGAAACCGTTACAATAACTGGAGTCGGAGATACACAACCCAAACTATTTGTTCCAATTACAGAATAGGATGTGGTAAGGGAAGGGGTCACCACAAAGGATCCCCCACTAATGGTATAAGTAACAGCACCCGACGGTGTAATGGTATAGGAATCACCAATACAAATGGCACCACTGTTAACCGTTATGGTTGGCGATGGGCGAACCGTGATCGCTAATGTTGGTCCGCCGGTACTGCATCCTGCATTGGCGGTAACACCTATTGTGCCGTTTGAATTTCCTATCGTTACACTAATGGTGGAATTCCCATTGATTCCACTCCATCCACCTGGTAAATTCCAATAATAAGATTGAGCACCTACCACGGTGTTTGTTGAATACACAATTACTTCGCCGGCACATGCAATTGTATTGCCGGAAATCACAGTAGGTTGGGAAATTGCCTGACAAAATTTTTCGACAAAAATATCGTGCAATCCGGCGCTGGTTAAATTATTTACACCAACCGTAGGATCAAAATCAACCGTAGTCTGAAAATAGCCGCAAAGATAAAGGGCTCCATTGTTGCTCATATTGATGAAAGCTCCGTAGTCCGGATTCACACTTCCTGAAGATACTGCCCAAACATAAGCGCCGTTAGACGCATCAAGTTTACTAATAAAAATATCATTGCTTCCTCCCGACACCAAATTTGCAGTACCCGGACCCGGATCAAAATCTGCAACACCGCTAAAATAACCGGTAGTATAAACTCCGCCAAGATTGTCCAATGAGATTGAGCTGGCAGCGTCGTTGGTAGTGCCTCCCATTTTGGCAGCCCATACAAAATTACCGTTTACATCCAATTTATTCACAAAAATTTCATAACCCCCTGTAGAGGCCATGTTGTAAACACCAATCCCCGGATCAAAGTCAACATTTGAAGTAAAAAATCCGGTAATGTAAACATCACCTGCATTATCTACAGCATTGGAATACCCAACTTCATCGCCCACTGCACCAAATCTTTTGGCCCAGATAAAATTACCCGAAGCGTCCAATTTCAAGGAAAATACATCTGATGCTAATGGGGACATATTAAATACACCCGGTCCCGGATCAAAATCGGCTGTGCTTCTGAAAAACCCGGTAATGTATGAATTTGCATTGGCATCCAGCGCTAATGAATAACCAATTTCATCGCCGGTACCTCCTATTCTGTTTGCCCAAATAAAATTTCCATTCATATCCCATTTAAAAACAAAAATATCCTTTAAACCCAGCGATGTTAAATTAAAAACACCTGCACCGGGATTAAAATCAACTGTATTTTGAAAGAATCCGGTACAGTAAATATTACCTAAGGCATCTAATTTCAAACTGTAAGGGTCATCTATTCCGGTACCACCAATTCGTAAAGCCATTAATAATGCACCAGCCGGACTATACCTGGCTACAAAAATATCTGAATTGCCGCTCGATGTTTGATTAAAAGTGCCCGGCCCCGGATCAAAGTCAGCTGTAAAGTTAAAAAAACCGGCGATTACCAAATTGCCATTTGAATCTATTGCCAAAGTTTCTCCGGTATCATCACCTGTACTTCCCAGTTTAAAAGCCCATAAAAAATTTCCGGCCGCATCTAGTTTACTTACAAAAACATCATTCGAACCCGAAGAAGTTAGAATAAAAGAACCCGGCCCCGGATCAAAATCTACCGCACCCTGAAAGGCGCCCGTGGTGTAAACATTTCCCTGGTCATCGTTGATTACGCAATAGCCGGTTTCACCCAAAGTGCCACCCATACTTCTCGCCCATTGCAATGGAGGCAATTGTGCATAGGATATGAAAGTGCTGATAAGAAAAAAGCCAAAAAATATTTTTTTCATACTGACTGAATAATAAATGAAGATATTGATAAAAATCAATATTTTCAGGTACATGTAAAAATATTTTTTATTTTATGAAGCCATGAGTTTGGAGCGATGTTTTTTGAAAAGCACTTTTGGATTGCTGTGAGCCTTAACGAATTACATAAAAACCGGTGGTGGTAACTAAATTGCATTCACATTCACGAACCGTTACCAAATCAACAGGCTTTGAATATAAGCTTTTTTCAATTTAATTCATGAATCCGGAAGCAAGCAAACTTGATGAGCCCTTCAATTCATTCAAATAAATTTAGAATTTACCATCCGGCTGATAAACCGATTTGCAATCACTTGCAAATGATAGTTGAGTTGAAACGCCATCCACTAGGGCGCAAACTTCTTTTACCACTCTTCTTTATTCCGGTCTATTTCATCTTCGATTTACTGTGAAAGTTTTCCGGTTGCATCATACCATCCTTCCTAAAAAAAGTATTTGAGATTACCGTTTTCTTTTTTTCCTTTACAATTTCCGTTGTTTTCCATTTGCTTTCAAATTTATAGTAACCCAACATGGGGCTTTGAAAAGCTATTTCCAAACTGCATTTATAGTAGGATATAACTTTAACGCTGAATTGCATTTACTAAGAAAGTAATTTTATTTGAATAAATGTTTATTAGCGAGGTGCAAAATAAATTCGCTGTTCCCTGAGCTTGTCGAAGGGCAGCGACCACTTGTCCCGCGCCCGAGCGATGACCGAGTCCGCCCGCTTACGTTTATTTGCTGTTAGTGGTTCGTTGTTCGTCGTTACATAGTCAATTTATGAAGTAATTATTTTTGTTGGAGTCATAAAAATGAGTCTTTTTTCCAATGTCCCAAAAATAGAATATTGATAAGCTAACGGTTTTTCAGAAATAAGTTCAATAGCTTGAATTTCGTATGGTGTTGTGTCCTTCGGATGTAAAAAAGTTCCTTGAGGTTTAGTGAATGTATCGACGATTTGCCATGGCACGATTTCAGTCATTTCAAATAATTCATTAAGTTTATCGCAATAGCCGTCGTTTTTATTTTCCTTCACTGGCAAAACATAATTATAAAAAGCACCTTTCGCACTTTTCATTTTATTGAGATCAATATGAGTTGAGGAAAATCTAATACCGTCCCATTTTTTTTCTTTTCTAACAATTTGCAATATTAACTGAGGGATAATATATTCAGGTTTAAACGCGGCTTCCCTATCTAAAACTTTGACTGAGCAAGAAGCGATAAGTGGCCAAACAATTAAGTGTTTCCAAAGGTCTTCGGGTTTTAATGAGTTTAAAACTGTTGTTTCTCCTAAGTAAACGTCGGTTGTAAGATCGAAGAAAGTTATTGGTTTTTTAGTCTGTAATCTACATGCTTGAACTTGGTCAGGAGTTGGTCGACCAAGTTCTTCCCAAGCCACGTAAACGGAATTTGCAGCGTACAAAGATGGAAAGCCTGGAATGCTGTAACGTTGAGTAGACACTTTAATTCTATTATTGAACGGAATATGAAAAAGTTCCTTTTGCGTTAACGAATAAGCTCCTTTCTCTTTTCGTAATCGGTAGAGACTTCTATCTTCAGGGAGTGTCCCGTGTGTTAAATGAGAAAACATACTCATGTCGAATGACTTCTTTAATTCAGAATATGCATCAAAAGGATACCCGTCTAAATATAAGTCAACCGATTTTTTTATGCCCTCAATCAAGTTTGTAACTAAGAGCTTTTCAACATCAGGAGAAAATATACTAGGTAGTTCAGAAAAATCTAATGAATCAATTTTGCTTTTGTAAGCATCGAGTTTTTCAAAAAGAAATTCTCTAAAGCTCTTCTTTGGATCAGCTTGTTGATGAAAAGGAAGTCTGATGATTTCATTTTGAAATAGCTCGATTAGTTTCATTCACCTTAATTTAATGATTTATTAAGGAAGGATTCGTTATTTTCAGAAGGTCTATTTTCTTTTCCAATGCTCGCATTGCTCTGTTGTCTTGTATTTTCTCAGCGTCTTTCCATGCTCTCATGTTTCTTGTAGCAATGTAAACATATTGTGTGCTAAAGGCTTTCTCATTATATGGAATTGAGTCGACAACAACACCTTGCATTTCCTGACCGTCGTACAGAAATCGTATGTGTCTATTATGAAATGGAAAAAAACTTACGTGGTCCATAATTTAATGAGGTCAAATTGATTAATCGAAGATACAATTTTAAAGAAACATTAGCATATTTATTAAGTCGTCGATCTACAATGACCGCTAACGGGTTTTGGCTAGAAGCTGTGCGGGTTTTACTTGCACAAAACTGTCTAACGCACAAATATAAATTAAAAGCACTGAACTGAATCGCAAATGCAAAAAATCCCGCGCAGCAACCGCTGAAAAATCGCTTTTGCAACTTGCAGAAACCCCGCATTGCTTTTAGCCAATGTTAGCAGCTGTTTTACCTGCTACCATTTATTTTTCAATTCAGTTTTGTCGGTCGTTAATTTGTCAAATTCGTCCATGAGTTGCTGTCCACCAAATGCTATTGTTCCTTCGTGTGAGAGATAGATTATCCATTGATTCTTTTTGTCTGTATAAATTGTTTCAAAGTTGTCTTTGTCAAATTCAGAAATATCAATTTCATAGTCTAACCTCTCTTCCGTTATTTCATATATTCTGTCGTTAGTAATTTTGGAAATAATTTTGATTAAATTTTCATAATCCAATTTGTCTAATTTGTCGGTGTTATAAAAATAAAATGGTTTAGGACTACAAACTGTCAAAGGTTCCCAATAACCACCGTCAAATTTCCAAAATAGTTCAAGGTTCTGTCGAACTGTCTTTGCTTCAATTTCAGATAATCTTCGTCTGTATGGAAGCGCTTGAATAGTATTTAGATTTTGGATATCTAAATTATCAACGAAGTCAACATACTTTTGTCTTTCAAGTTCAATTTGTTTTAAATGTCCAGCTTTTGAATAACCACTTGTCTTAATTTTCAGGTTGTCTTGTGCAAGTTGTTTTAACTCATCTTTCAGGTCGTTTAGATTGTCAAATTGCTTACCAACTATATATTCGACTCCATTTAAAAGTCCGTTCGCAATACTTTGTTGAGTACTCAGTCCGCTTTGAAATAAATTCAAACAATATTGTCTAACTGTTGTGATTATTTTGTCGGATTGTGTCATTTTAAAATAGCTGCTAACGGGCTTGGGCTAAAAGCTGGTGGGCAATTAGAAC is part of the Sphingobacteriaceae bacterium genome and encodes:
- a CDS encoding NAD kinase, giving the protein MTIAIYARSTPDNESKYLEQIHSYLKNENVEVIVFEPYFEYLKSLNSKFALKLKTFTTSEQLVSMADMLISLGGDGTLLETLALVRRSGLPVLGVNTGRLGFLASVNKTDLKKALKKLVKEKFTLDKRELIDVTGCGNEFEGVNYALNEFTIHKKDSSAMINIDTFVNGVFLNSYFADGLIVSTSTGSTAYSLSCGGPIMMPDSDNFIITPIAPHNLNVRPIIISNKKEISFKISGRSESFNISLDSRNAQVNSNQEIKVKKADFKFNLINLEGQHFFTTLRNKMMWGLDKRH
- the gap gene encoding type I glyceraldehyde-3-phosphate dehydrogenase, with protein sequence MKIAINGFGRIGRLYLRNALQEKNIEIIAINDLTDAKTLAHLFKYDSIHRAFNGEVSANEEHLIINGKKIKVFAQKDPESLPWKALNIDIVVECTGKYLDKAGAEKHIKAGAKKVLLSAPAKDESIRTVVIGVNDELLQKDDLIVSNASCTTNCAAPMLKVLQQFGIEEAYITTVHSYTSDQRLQDAPHKDLRRARAAAMSIIPTSTGAAKAITRIFPDLAGKIGGCGMRVPVPDGSLTDITCVLKQYPTVEQINAAYKKAAAGDLKGILEYTEDPIVSIDVIGNKHSVLYDAEFTSIVGNLVKIIGWYDNEWGYCNRMVELTQKMGN
- a CDS encoding T9SS type A sorting domain-containing protein, whose product is MKKLLVIAVFVSAFGLNAQQADANWSLSKDSDVRINGARQIVPQKYMVFHLNGMELKNQMFAAPNDKTTPINNSEVIVSLPCADGTIQKFKVVESSIMEAALQEVNPDIRTFSLKGIDDPYANGKADWNEFGFHMNIRSINGDYFVDPYCVGNTSDYIVYYTRDFKKDPAHIIPEVGVKDVHVDEPKKKEEEAVRGNKSASSLVGQNLRTYRLAVACTGEYAVAATGIGSPSKAQVLAKIVTSINRVNSVYETEVAVRLVLVATETNVIFTSAGSDPFNGNNNAGVLITESQSVISATIGSANYDIGHTFSTGGGGLASLGCVCNSSTKAQGITGSPSPVGDPYDIDYVAHEMGHQFRGNHSFNSTASGCSGNRNGSTAMEPGSGVTIMGYAGLCGSQDLASNSIPYFHAVSFDEIINFTQSGGGGTCPVTSTTGNQPPVVTGPGNFTIPKATAFYLTGSATDPNGDAITYSWEEVDAGVAGNWNSGNKPFFRSYVPSASPTRFFPYNSLILNHAYTTTKGEYVPQSPQNLNFRLTARDNKTGGGGVAFANSQITVDNAGPFLLTYPNASGLTWYQGGQVTITWNVNGTDAGAVNCDSIRILISYNNGNSYSVLNNSTPNDGAEIISVPTVTAQESFCRVKIEGKGNIFLDVSDNTFDITTIAAVKNISGNNELKLNAWPNPAADKVNVSAGNLDSKSAVNLKITDVTGRLIRLFTYYDKTELKEELDLSGINQGIYFIHLSNANQNTVFRIVKE
- a CDS encoding T9SS type A sorting domain-containing protein, with translation MKKIFFGFFLISTFISYAQLPPLQWARSMGGTLGETGYCVINDDQGNVYTTGAFQGAVDFDPGPGSFILTSSGSNDVFVSKLDAAGNFLWAFKLGSTGDDTGETLAIDSNGNLVIAGFFNFTADFDPGPGTFNQTSSGNSDIFVARYSPAGALLMALRIGGTGIDDPYSLKLDALGNIYCTGFFQNTVDFNPGAGVFNLTSLGLKDIFVFKWDMNGNFIWANRIGGTGDEIGYSLALDANANSYITGFFRSTADFDPGPGVFNMSPLASDVFSLKLDASGNFIWAKRFGAVGDEVGYSNAVDNAGDVYITGFFTSNVDFDPGIGVYNMASTGGYEIFVNKLDVNGNFVWAAKMGGTTNDAASSISLDNLGGVYTTGYFSGVADFDPGPGTANLVSGGSNDIFISKLDASNGAYVWAVSSGSVNPDYGAFINMSNNGALYLCGYFQTTVDFDPTVGVNNLTSAGLHDIFVEKFCQAISQPTVISGNTIACAGEVIVYSTNTVVGAQSYYWNLPGGWSGINGNSTISVTIGNSNGTIGVTANAGCSTGGPTLAITVRPSPTITVNSGAICIGDSYTITPSGAVTYTISGGSFVVTPSLTTSYSVIGTNSLGCVSPTPVIVTVSVNPLPTITVNSGSICAGSSFTLIPGGASTYTYSGGSAVVNPTVNTSYSVTGTSSLGCISGSPAIANVSVFPTPTITVNSGSICAGDSFTMNPSGALSYTFSSGSPIVSPSVSTSYSIIGTNAEGCISTSSVISNVTVNPLPIISVPNGSICPGESFTLMPTGAFTYTYSSGSPVVSPLVNTSYSIIGTSTAGCISSGSTVATVSVAPPFTIVVTGTNVVCSGQPLALLASGATSYTWSDGSSNNPTIFTPTSSTTYSVFGHLGSCKDTSTYFVNVNPLPNLLAFTTNSIVCINNPATLVVVGALSYTWNPGGPGASIVVSPSVSTIYSIVGIDVNGCSNVTTITQSVSSCDGIAELIPFHEENIHIYPNPFNDKLYFSFELIRDFKIEIHNSIGQIIFENAYYPKEKMNIEINLSDYAKGIYFFKLTSQGQTCIKKIVKD